From Pelotomaculum schinkii, one genomic window encodes:
- a CDS encoding NAD(P)/FAD-dependent oxidoreductase — protein sequence MEYDLVVIGGGPAGMLGAATAARRGLKVVLLEKNDRLGKKLAITGGGRCNFTNDSDGDAFSGNIVTNGKFLYSALNAFAGRHLVQLFKTLGLQARVEAGGRVFPASGQSGDVLKALQKHLQDSGVEVRYNSGVRQLLSRDGQAAGALLSDNSTVKSRSVLVATGGASYQQTGSSGDGYRFARRLGHTIVGPRPALVPLVVRDGWVRELQGLALDHVMLRVAAGGRAKAEQSGELLFTHFGLSGPAVLNLSSFLTKHFSFPLDLIIDLKPGWPGERLNKLLQDHLQQNPARSLKNTLSVILPQRLAPVIPVLAGVDGGRQGAQVTRGEREELVSALKNLAVTVTGTRSLNEAIVTGGGVSVKEINPSTLESKIIRGLYFAGEVIDVDALTGGFNLQIAFSTGYLSGSSAGAGR from the coding sequence GTGGAGTATGACCTGGTTGTTATAGGCGGCGGACCGGCCGGTATGTTGGGGGCGGCCACTGCTGCCAGAAGGGGTTTAAAGGTTGTTCTGCTGGAGAAGAATGACAGGCTAGGCAAAAAGCTGGCAATCACCGGCGGCGGCAGGTGCAATTTTACGAACGACAGCGACGGTGATGCTTTTAGCGGAAATATAGTTACGAACGGGAAATTCTTATACAGCGCTCTAAATGCTTTTGCCGGCCGCCATTTAGTGCAGCTCTTCAAGACTCTGGGCCTTCAAGCCAGGGTAGAGGCGGGCGGCAGGGTGTTTCCCGCCTCCGGCCAGTCCGGCGATGTTCTTAAAGCCCTGCAAAAACACCTTCAGGACAGCGGAGTGGAAGTCCGGTATAATTCCGGGGTGAGGCAGTTGCTGTCCAGGGACGGGCAGGCCGCCGGCGCCCTTCTGTCTGATAACAGCACGGTAAAAAGCCGGAGCGTGCTGGTTGCTACCGGTGGCGCCTCTTACCAACAGACCGGCTCAAGCGGGGACGGCTACCGGTTTGCCCGCCGGTTGGGGCACACCATTGTTGGACCACGGCCCGCTCTGGTGCCGCTGGTAGTACGGGATGGCTGGGTGCGGGAGTTGCAGGGGCTGGCTCTGGATCATGTGATGCTGCGCGTGGCCGCTGGCGGCCGGGCCAAAGCGGAGCAGTCCGGTGAGCTTCTTTTCACTCATTTCGGCCTGTCCGGTCCGGCAGTTTTAAACCTCAGCAGCTTTTTGACCAAACATTTCAGTTTTCCGTTGGACTTAATAATTGATTTAAAACCCGGTTGGCCGGGTGAACGGCTCAATAAGCTCCTGCAGGATCATTTACAGCAAAACCCGGCCAGGTCTCTGAAAAACACCCTGAGCGTTATTCTCCCTCAACGGCTGGCGCCGGTTATACCCGTCCTGGCGGGTGTTGACGGCGGCAGGCAGGGAGCCCAGGTGACCAGAGGCGAACGGGAGGAGCTGGTGAGCGCCCTGAAAAACCTGGCGGTGACAGTGACCGGTACCCGGTCGCTTAACGAGGCTATTGTGACAGGCGGCGGGGTTAGCGTCAAAGAAATCAACCCCTCCACGCTGGAGTCGAAAATAATCAGGGGGCTATATTTTGCCGGCGAGGTCATCGATGTAGACGCTTTGACTGGGGGCTTCAACCTGCAAATCGCTTTCTCCACCGGCTACTTGAGCGGGAGCAGTGCAGGCGCCGGGCGGTAG
- a CDS encoding PaaI family thioesterase yields the protein MAKDAFARRLGIELIEMKEGYARATMKVTPELLNGAGVTHGSAVFGLADLVFAAASNSHGPVALGLNVNIHYLKATTSGALLTGIAREENQTRKTGLYRLEVTDEKGDLVALAEGLAYRPGSGK from the coding sequence TTGGCCAAGGATGCCTTCGCCCGGCGCCTGGGAATTGAACTTATTGAGATGAAGGAAGGTTACGCCCGCGCTACCATGAAAGTTACCCCGGAGCTCTTAAACGGCGCCGGGGTTACGCACGGCAGCGCCGTATTCGGCCTGGCGGACCTGGTATTCGCGGCGGCCAGCAACTCGCACGGTCCCGTAGCGCTGGGCCTCAACGTGAACATACACTATCTAAAGGCCACTACCAGCGGCGCGTTGCTTACCGGAATTGCCCGCGAGGAAAACCAGACCAGGAAAACCGGCTTATACCGCCTGGAGGTAACGGATGAAAAGGGCGACCTGGTAGCGCTGGCGGAGGGTCTGGCCTACCGTCCGGGCTCCGGGAAGTGA
- the nifU gene encoding Fe-S cluster assembly scaffold protein NifU yields MYTEKVIDHFTNPRNVGEIPDADGIGDVGNAVCGDTTKITIKVEDNRIKDIKFKTFGCGAAIATSSMLTEMVIGMTLEEALQVDDVAVADMLGGLPEQKMHCSNMAAHALHTAIEDYKKKQG; encoded by the coding sequence ATGTATACCGAGAAGGTAATCGACCATTTTACTAATCCGCGCAATGTGGGGGAAATCCCTGACGCTGACGGTATTGGAGATGTAGGGAACGCTGTTTGCGGCGATACCACGAAGATTACGATTAAGGTTGAAGACAATAGAATTAAAGACATCAAGTTTAAAACCTTTGGCTGCGGAGCCGCTATTGCCACCAGCAGCATGTTGACAGAAATGGTTATAGGGATGACTCTCGAGGAAGCCCTGCAGGTTGATGATGTAGCGGTAGCGGACATGCTCGGCGGGCTTCCGGAACAAAAAATGCATTGTTCCAACATGGCTGCCCATGCGCTGCACACCGCTATTGAAGATTACAAGAAAAAACAGGGTTAA
- the mntR gene encoding transcriptional regulator MntR translates to MKKDDLLTASMEDYLEMIYRLSQYIGFTRIHDLAAALNVQPPSATKMVQKLADAGVVNYEKYGIVLLNDKGKEIGEALLERHQIIEDFLKLLGITENVLEETEKIEHTISTKTLECIADFVQFLKNRPDLIKAFETYRKNKWKSE, encoded by the coding sequence ATGAAAAAAGACGACCTGCTGACTGCATCCATGGAAGATTACCTGGAAATGATTTACCGGTTGTCCCAATATATTGGTTTCACCAGGATCCATGACCTGGCGGCGGCCCTAAACGTGCAACCTCCTTCCGCTACCAAAATGGTCCAAAAGCTTGCTGACGCAGGGGTTGTCAATTATGAGAAATACGGCATAGTATTATTAAACGATAAGGGTAAGGAAATAGGCGAAGCCCTACTGGAACGGCATCAGATTATCGAAGACTTTTTAAAGCTGTTGGGAATAACCGAAAACGTGCTTGAAGAAACCGAAAAAATCGAGCATACCATCAGTACTAAAACCCTGGAGTGTATAGCCGATTTTGTCCAATTCTTAAAAAACAGACCTGATTTAATCAAAGCATTTGAAACCTACAGAAAGAATAAATGGAAGTCCGAGTAA
- a CDS encoding Dna2/Cas4 domain-containing protein, whose product MWYYYICPREVWLHRCQIIPDQDDTNVSLGRFIQDYSYPRERKELAVRNSKRDVFRGKE is encoded by the coding sequence GTGTGGTACTACTATATCTGCCCACGGGAGGTGTGGTTACATCGGTGCCAAATCATTCCCGACCAGGATGACACCAATGTTTCGCTGGGGCGTTTCATTCAGGATTACTCCTATCCCAGGGAACGTAAAGAGCTGGCTGTGAGGAACAGCAAAAGGGATGTTTTCAGGGGAAAAGAATAA
- a CDS encoding exoribonuclease R — translation MLTEVSFTNARKTLSEIYDGVWHRYHPVIINRRQNEEVIVLRRELQQDILQAYHVKPEILPEEDGSVTAALNELDIAVNASNKEAALDELAKELKLYARDYLDRSQLFLNAPNRKGHFHMSCG, via the coding sequence ATGCTGACGGAAGTTAGTTTTACTAATGCCCGAAAGACACTTAGTGAAATCTATGACGGTGTCTGGCACAGATATCATCCGGTTATTATCAACCGGCGTCAAAATGAAGAAGTCATCGTATTGCGGCGCGAATTGCAGCAGGATATTTTACAAGCCTATCACGTTAAGCCGGAGATTTTGCCGGAAGAGGACGGCTCTGTCACTGCTGCTTTAAACGAGTTAGACATCGCTGTTAACGCTTCGAATAAGGAAGCTGCGCTTGATGAACTAGCTAAGGAGCTAAAGCTTTACGCCAGGGATTACCTGGACCGGAGCCAACTCTTCTTAAACGCGCCCAACCGCAAAGGGCATTTCCATATGTCTTGCGGGTAA
- a CDS encoding ExeA family protein yields the protein MMFTAFYSLAARPFAKDIKAEEMYLSSSHQELLARLNYLKHSRGIGMVVGEPGSGKTSGLRTFVVSLNPSLYRVAYFPLSTVTVTDFYRGLAFSLGLEPAFRKVDLFNQIQEAIQNNYSGKKVVPVIILDELQLASTKFFSDLHLLFNFSMDSENPFVLVLCGMPALAIKMSLTHNQPLNQRLIMRYKMAPLTKEETKNYLENHMRLAGSNYPIFSDTAVEAIATVSRGWPRLINNLATTSLIFGCQKLLKYIDEEAVRQAAVELGM from the coding sequence ATGATGTTTACCGCCTTCTACTCCCTTGCTGCCAGACCTTTTGCGAAAGATATCAAAGCAGAGGAGATGTACCTGTCATCTTCCCACCAGGAACTTCTGGCCCGGCTAAATTATCTAAAACACAGCCGTGGTATCGGCATGGTGGTGGGCGAACCCGGTTCCGGCAAAACTTCCGGTCTGCGTACTTTTGTGGTTTCCCTCAATCCCTCTCTCTACCGGGTGGCCTACTTCCCGCTTTCTACGGTTACTGTTACGGATTTCTACAGGGGGCTGGCTTTTAGCCTGGGTCTTGAACCTGCTTTCCGCAAAGTGGATTTGTTCAATCAAATTCAGGAGGCTATCCAAAACAACTATTCCGGCAAGAAAGTTGTTCCTGTTATTATTCTGGACGAACTGCAGTTGGCCAGTACGAAGTTTTTCAGTGACCTCCATTTGTTGTTCAATTTTTCGATGGACTCTGAAAACCCATTTGTATTGGTACTCTGTGGAATGCCTGCTCTGGCAATTAAAATGTCGTTGACCCATAACCAACCTTTAAATCAAAGGTTAATTATGCGCTACAAGATGGCTCCCTTGACAAAAGAGGAAACAAAAAATTACTTGGAGAACCATATGCGCCTAGCCGGCTCCAACTACCCGATCTTTTCAGACACTGCCGTAGAAGCTATTGCTACAGTGAGCCGGGGCTGGCCCCGCTTAATTAACAACCTTGCTACTACCAGCTTAATCTTTGGCTGTCAGAAGTTGCTTAAATATATTGATGAGGAGGCTGTGAGGCAGGCTGCTGTTGAATTAGGCATGTAA